A window of the Enterobacteriaceae bacterium 4M9 genome harbors these coding sequences:
- a CDS encoding heme lyase CcmF/NrfE family subunit — MMPEIGNFLLCLALGISLVLSLWPLWGAARQDVRLMALARPLTWAMFLVILAAFLILVHAFIVNDFTVLYVANNSNTELPVWYRVAATWGAHEGSLLLWVLLMSGWTFAVALFSRGMPLDSVARVLAVMGMITFGFLLFIIFTSDPFTRTLPDYPIDGRDLNPLLQDVGLIFHPPLLYMGYVGFSVAFAFSIASLMAGRLDTAWARWSRPWTQAAWVFLTLGIVLGSAWAYYELGWGGWWFWDPVENASFMPWLVGTALMHSLAVTEKRGSFKAWTVLLAISAFSLCLLGTFLVRSGVLVSVHSFASDPSRGMFILALLVVVIGGSLLLYAVKGSTVRSRVGNELWSRESFLLGNNVLLVAAMLVVLLGTLLPLVHKQLGLGSISVGEPFFNTMFSVMMAPFALLLGIGPLVRWRRDEPQKLRRRLLIALVATVALSLLLPWLMQDRIEAMTVVGLLMAFWVFILAVSEVFDRATDRHSLWRGLTKISRSHWGMVLGHVGLAVTVVGIAFSQSYSVERDVRMKAGDSITIHEYGFTFREVRDVTGPNWRGGVGVIDVTRNGKPETTLRAEKRFYNSSRMMMTEAAIDGGLTRDLYAALGEELDDGSWAVRLYYKPFVRWIWYGGVLMSLGGVLCMFDRRYRLRHSHKGA; from the coding sequence ATGATGCCGGAAATTGGCAATTTTCTGCTGTGCCTCGCGCTCGGTATTTCGCTGGTATTAAGCCTGTGGCCGCTGTGGGGCGCTGCGCGCCAGGATGTGCGGCTGATGGCGCTGGCTCGCCCGCTGACCTGGGCTATGTTCCTCGTTATTCTCGCCGCGTTTTTGATTCTGGTGCACGCATTTATCGTCAACGACTTCACCGTGCTATATGTCGCTAACAACTCCAATACCGAACTGCCGGTGTGGTATCGCGTGGCGGCAACCTGGGGGGCGCATGAAGGCTCGCTGCTGCTGTGGGTACTGCTCATGAGTGGCTGGACCTTCGCCGTGGCGCTGTTCAGCCGCGGTATGCCGCTTGATTCCGTGGCGCGCGTGCTGGCGGTGATGGGCATGATTACCTTCGGCTTTTTGCTGTTCATCATTTTCACTTCCGATCCGTTCACTCGCACGCTGCCGGACTACCCGATTGACGGGCGCGATCTTAACCCGCTGTTGCAGGATGTTGGCCTGATCTTCCATCCACCGCTGCTGTATATGGGTTACGTTGGCTTCTCGGTGGCGTTTGCGTTCTCTATTGCTTCACTCATGGCCGGACGGCTGGATACCGCATGGGCGCGCTGGTCACGTCCGTGGACCCAGGCTGCGTGGGTCTTTTTAACCCTTGGTATCGTGCTCGGCTCTGCGTGGGCTTATTACGAACTCGGTTGGGGCGGCTGGTGGTTCTGGGATCCGGTTGAAAATGCCTCCTTTATGCCGTGGCTGGTGGGTACGGCGCTCATGCACTCGCTGGCGGTTACGGAAAAGCGTGGCAGCTTCAAAGCCTGGACTGTGCTGCTGGCGATTTCGGCCTTCTCTCTGTGCCTGCTTGGCACCTTCCTGGTGCGTTCCGGCGTGCTGGTGTCCGTGCACTCGTTTGCCTCTGACCCATCGCGCGGCATGTTTATCCTGGCGCTGCTGGTGGTGGTCATCGGCGGTTCGCTGCTGCTGTATGCGGTTAAGGGCAGCACGGTACGCTCACGCGTGGGCAATGAGCTGTGGTCGCGTGAATCCTTCCTGCTTGGCAACAACGTGTTACTGGTGGCGGCCATGCTGGTTGTGCTGCTCGGCACGCTGCTGCCGCTGGTGCACAAACAGCTCGGTCTTGGCAGTATCTCCGTGGGTGAGCCGTTCTTTAACACCATGTTCAGCGTGATGATGGCGCCATTTGCGCTGCTGCTGGGCATTGGGCCGCTGGTGCGCTGGCGTCGTGATGAGCCGCAGAAGCTGCGCCGCCGCCTGCTGATTGCGCTGGTGGCAACCGTTGCGCTCTCCTTATTGCTGCCGTGGTTGATGCAGGACCGCATTGAGGCCATGACGGTTGTGGGGCTGCTGATGGCGTTCTGGGTATTTATCCTCGCCGTCAGCGAAGTATTTGACCGTGCCACCGACAGGCACAGCCTGTGGCGCGGCCTGACAAAAATTTCGCGCAGCCACTGGGGCATGGTGCTGGGTCACGTCGGTCTGGCGGTGACGGTAGTCGGCATTGCTTTTAGCCAGAGCTACAGCGTTGAGCGCGACGTGCGTATGAAGGCGGGCGACAGCATCACCATTCATGAATATGGCTTTACCTTTCGTGAAGTGCGTGACGTTACCGGGCCAAACTGGCGCGGTGGCGTTGGCGTTATTGATGTAACGCGCAACGGCAAGCCGGAAACCACGTTGCGTGCAGAAAAGCGCTTCTATAACAGCAGCCGCATGATGATGACTGAAGCGGCCATTGACGGTGGTCTGACGCGCGACCTGTACGCGGCGTTGGGAGAGGAGCTGGACGACGGCAGCTGGGCAGTGCGTTTGTACTACAAGCCGTTCGTGCGCTGGATTTGGTACGGCGGTGTGTTGATGTCGCTTGGCGGCGTACTCTGCATGTTTGACCGTCGCTACCGTCTTCGTCATTCGCACAAGGGGGCGTAA
- a CDS encoding DsbE family thiol:disulfide interchange protein, protein MKRNVLYIPLALFLVLAALLMWQLVRNADGDDPTRLESALIGKPVPVFRLESLDIPGKIYDQAALTDGKPLLLNVWATWCPTCRAEHAFLNGLSAQGVRVVGMNYKDDRAKAIRWLNDLGNPYAMSLFDGDGMLGLDLGVYGAPETFLIDGKGIIRYRHAGDLNDRVWQQEIKPLWDKYSQEAGA, encoded by the coding sequence ATGAAGCGTAATGTGCTTTATATCCCGCTGGCGCTGTTTCTGGTGCTGGCTGCACTGCTGATGTGGCAACTGGTGCGCAACGCCGACGGCGATGACCCGACCCGGCTGGAGTCGGCGCTGATTGGCAAACCCGTACCGGTCTTTCGCCTCGAGTCGCTGGATATCCCCGGCAAAATTTACGACCAGGCAGCACTCACAGACGGCAAACCGCTGTTGCTGAACGTCTGGGCGACCTGGTGTCCGACGTGTCGCGCCGAGCACGCGTTCCTCAACGGGCTGTCAGCACAGGGCGTGCGCGTGGTCGGCATGAACTATAAAGACGATCGCGCCAAAGCTATTCGCTGGCTTAACGATCTGGGTAATCCGTATGCCATGAGTCTTTTTGACGGTGACGGCATGCTGGGGCTGGATCTGGGCGTTTATGGTGCGCCGGAAACCTTTCTTATCGACGGTAAAGGCATTATCCGCTACCGCCACGCGGGCGATCTGAACGACCGCGTCTGGCAGCAGGAGATCAAACCGCTGTGGGACAAATACAGCCAGGAGGCCGGAGCATGA
- a CDS encoding cytochrome c-type biogenesis protein CcmH: protein MIARGLIGLFALCLSFGALAAIDTYQFKDEAQEQQFRQLTEQLRCPKCQNNSIADSNAMIASDMRQKVYELQQQGQTKQQIIDYMVARYGHFVTYEPPLTPSTLVLWLLPALFVIGGALVIVKRARKRDRQADTALNEQEQQRLKALLDEKRNAS from the coding sequence ATGATAGCGCGCGGGTTAATCGGGCTGTTTGCACTGTGCCTTTCTTTTGGCGCGCTCGCAGCCATTGATACTTACCAGTTTAAAGATGAAGCCCAGGAGCAGCAGTTCCGCCAGCTGACCGAACAGCTACGCTGCCCGAAATGCCAGAACAACAGCATTGCCGACTCTAACGCCATGATCGCCTCCGACATGCGCCAGAAGGTGTATGAGCTACAGCAGCAGGGGCAGACTAAGCAGCAGATAATCGATTACATGGTCGCGCGCTATGGTCATTTTGTGACCTATGAGCCTCCGCTGACGCCGTCTACCCTGGTGTTGTGGCTGTTGCCTGCGCTGTTTGTTATCGGCGGTGCGCTGGTGATTGTAAAGCGCGCCCGCAAGCGCGACAGGCAAGCCGATACTGCACTCAATGAGCAAGAGCAGCAGCGCCTCAAAGCGCTGTTGGATGAAAAAAGGAATGCGTCATGA
- the ccmI gene encoding c-type cytochrome biogenesis protein CcmI produces MTPLIITIVVLLLAVSALLFIPWGNGQVASRDALNRAFYQDRLAELEQDNGHVSDEEREKMVAELQQTLLHDIPDAPADEAKPLNRIVLVLAVLLLVAVSVGVYLKTSNVQRVIEWRQVVEQTPQLMQRVMDQDAKPLTTEELTRLGLGLRTRLQDDPGNVQAWQMMGRIGMVLGNATTATQAFEQAWKLAPNNAEAKLDYAEVLTRSSDPQDNQLGGEMLRETLRTDHTNIRALSLLAFSAFEQQRWQEAIGAWQIMLRLLPAEDQRRAIIERSIAQAKVEAGMDNVKQAVTISLTPDAEKALPVKGIVFVSVTDGVSNVPVAVKKVPLGHFPLSLSLDDTNAMMPDRLLSSLQQGVVKVHISQDGNPVPQSGDWLGESKLIPLVSPQPVQIDVSHQQP; encoded by the coding sequence ATGACGCCGCTGATTATCACCATAGTCGTATTGCTGCTGGCTGTGTCGGCGCTGCTGTTTATTCCCTGGGGCAACGGGCAGGTTGCCAGCCGTGATGCCCTCAACCGAGCGTTTTATCAGGACAGACTTGCGGAGCTTGAGCAGGATAACGGCCACGTCAGCGACGAAGAGCGCGAGAAGATGGTGGCAGAACTCCAGCAAACGCTGCTGCACGATATCCCCGATGCACCTGCCGACGAGGCTAAACCACTCAACCGCATTGTGCTGGTACTTGCGGTACTGCTGTTAGTGGCGGTTAGCGTTGGCGTTTATCTGAAAACATCAAACGTACAAAGAGTGATTGAGTGGCGCCAGGTGGTTGAGCAAACGCCACAGTTAATGCAGCGCGTGATGGACCAGGACGCGAAACCGCTCACCACCGAGGAGCTGACGCGCCTTGGGCTGGGGCTGCGTACCCGCCTTCAGGACGATCCGGGTAATGTGCAGGCCTGGCAGATGATGGGCCGCATTGGCATGGTGCTGGGTAACGCTACGACCGCCACGCAGGCGTTTGAACAGGCCTGGAAGCTTGCGCCCAATAACGCTGAAGCGAAGCTGGACTATGCTGAAGTATTAACGCGTTCTTCAGACCCGCAGGATAACCAGCTTGGCGGTGAAATGCTGCGTGAAACGCTGCGTACAGACCATACTAATATTCGTGCACTGAGCCTACTGGCGTTCAGCGCCTTCGAGCAACAGCGCTGGCAGGAGGCAATAGGTGCCTGGCAAATTATGCTGCGTCTGTTGCCCGCAGAGGACCAGCGTCGCGCGATTATTGAACGCAGCATTGCCCAGGCGAAAGTTGAAGCCGGCATGGACAACGTGAAACAGGCTGTTACAATCAGCCTCACGCCGGACGCTGAAAAAGCCTTACCTGTGAAGGGGATAGTTTTTGTTTCGGTGACGGATGGCGTCTCAAATGTGCCCGTGGCGGTAAAAAAAGTGCCGCTGGGCCATTTCCCGCTGTCACTGTCGTTAGATGATACCAACGCTATGATGCCGGACAGACTGCTGTCGTCGCTGCAACAGGGCGTGGTGAAGGTGCATATTTCTCAGGATGGTAATCCGGTGCCGCAGTCCGGCGACTGGCTGGGCGAGAGCAAGCTGATACCGCTTGTAAGCCCCCAGCCGGTGCAGATAGACGTGTCGCACCAGCAGCCTTGA